Proteins from a single region of Scleropages formosus chromosome 22, fSclFor1.1, whole genome shotgun sequence:
- the mmel1 gene encoding membrane metallo-endopeptidase-like 1, translated as MGKSESQMDIVEKWPKAGKHRWSATEVGLSVLLLLVSCALAGLVVLYTSAVQERSHRTAPPRKALVDGLLYRQNTNNVCTTPECVTSAARLLQNMDPKVEPCENFYQYACGGWLERHVIPETSSRHSIFDILRDELEIVLKGVLETRNGMDRDAFKKAKTLYSSCMNESLIEQRDSQPLLKLIDTVGDWPVASEDWNSTGGDAWSLEDTLATLNARFHKKVLVDLFVWTDDRDSSRHIIYIDQPGLGMPSRDYYFNDGSYKRVREAYLKFMVSLAKIAREDRNLTQDDDRIWEEMMMVMELETDIANATSPAEERQDVTLLYNKMTLSEVQETFGLNGFNWTRFVRGVLSSVAIDVQPQEEVVVYGAPYLQKLGDVLIKHDTRTMQNYLTWQLIIERVSSLSRRFKEARAQYRKALYGTTAEEARWRDCVRYVQSSMENAVGALYVRETFAGESKRMVSDLIKKIQEAYVETLEELSWMDAQSKEKAREKAMSIKEQIGYPDHILEEKNRKLDLEYAHLNFSEENYFENILENLQAGAHKSLRKLREPVDPDVWIIGAAVVNAFYSPNRNQIVFPAGILQPPFFSKHQLQALNFGGIGMVIGHEITHGFDDNGRNFDKDGNMNNWWSNYSAEHFKDQSQCMVQQYGNFCWKLAGGQNVSGISTLGENIADNGGVRQAYKAYMKWVEREGEEQRLPGLDLNHRQLFFLNFAQVWCGSYRPEYASQSIKTDSHSPLEYRVMGSLQNFNSFSEAFSCKPGSPMNPVVKCRVW; from the exons ATGGGCAAATCGGAAAGCCAGATGGACATCGTGGAGAAGTGGCCGAAGGCAGGCAAGCACCGCTGGAGCGCCACCGAGGTGGGACTgtcggtgctgctgctgctcgtgaGCTGCGCGCTGGCCGGGCTCGTGGTTCTCTACACGTCGGCCGTGCAAG AACGATCCCACCGAACCGCCCCCCCAAGGAAGGCGCTTGTTGACG GCTTGTTGTATCgtcaaaacacaaacaatgttTGCACTACCCCAGAATGTGTGACATCTG CTGCAAGACTCCTTCAGAACATGGACCCCAAGGTGGAACCCTGCGAGAACTTCTACCAGTACGCCTGCGGAGGCTGGTTGGAGCGACACGTGATCCCGGAGACCAGCTCCCGACACAGCATTTTTGACATCTTAAGAGACGAACTGGAAATCGTGCTGAAGG GGGTTCTGGAAACCCGGAACGGCATGGACAGAGATGCATTCAAGAAAGCCAAGACGCTTTACAGCTCCTGCATGAATGAAA GCTTGATCGAGCAACGCGATTCGCAGCCGCTCCTGAAGCTCATCGACACCGTCGGGGATTGGCCCGTGGCCTCGGAGGACTGGAATAGCACCGGAG GAGACGCGTGGAGTCTGGAAGACACCCTGGCCACCCTCAACGCTCGATTCCACAAAAAGGTTCTGGTGGACCTATTTGTGTGGACGGACGATCGCGATTCCAGCAGACATATCATCTAC ATTGACCAGCCTGGGCTTGGAATGCCATCGAGGGATTATTACTTCAATGATGGCAGCTACAAACGC GTGAGAGAGGCGTACCTGAAGTTCATGGTGTCCCTGGCGAAGATAGCTCGGGAGGACAGGAACCTGACACAGGACGATGACCGCATTTGGGaggagatgatgatggtgatggagCTGGAGACAGATATTGCTAAT GCTACATCCCCCGCCGAAGAGCGCCAGGATGTCACCCTGCTTTACAACAAGATGACGCTGAGTGAGGTCCAGGAAACCTTCGGTCTCAAT GGCTTCAACTGGACTCGGTTTGTTCGAGGCGTGCTCTCTAGCGTCGCCATTGACGTGCAGCCCCAGGAGGAGGTTGTGGTGTATGGCGCCCCCTATCTGCAGAAGCTGGGTGATGTGCTCATCAAACATGATACCAG GACCATGCAGAATTACCTTACCTGGCAGCTCATCATAGAGAGAGTGAGCAGTCTAAGTCGGCGCTTCAAGGAGGCACGGGCTCAGTACAGAAAG GCACTGTATGGGACCACCGCTGAGGAGGCACGCTGGCGGGACTGCGTACGCTACGTGCAGAGCAGCATGGAGAACGCAGTGGGTGCCCTCTACGTCCGTGAGACATTTGCTGGGGAGAGCAAGCGCATG GTGAGTGATTTGATCAAGAAAATTCAAGAGGCCTACGTGGAGACGCTGGAGGAACTGAGCTGGATGGATGCTCAGTCTAAAGAGAAGGCCAGGGAGAAG GCCATGTCGATCAAGGAGCAGATTGGTTACCCCGATCACATTCTGGAAGAGAAGAATCGGAAGCTGGATCTAGAATATGCTCAT CTGAACTTCAGTGAGGAGAACTATTTTGAGAACATCCTGGAGAACCTCCAGGCAGGGGCACATAAGAGTCTGAGGAAACTGAGAGAACCAGTGGATCCTGATGT GTGGATTATTGGAGCTGCAGTGGTCAATGCTTTCTACTCTCCTAACAGAAACCAGATAG TTTTCCCTGCTGGAATCCTGCAGCCTCCTTTCTTTAGCAAACATCAACTCCAGGCTCTGAACTTCGGGGGAATAGGAATGGTAATCGGACATGAAATCACCCATGGCTTTGATGACAATG GACGCAATTTTGACAAGGATGGGAACATGAACAACTGGTGGAGCAACTACTCTGCAGAGCACTTTAAAGACCAGTCCCAGTGTATGGTGCAGCAGTACGGCAACTTCTGCTGGAAGCTTGCAGGGGGGCAGAAT GTCAGTGGAATCAGCACTTTAGGGGAAAACATTGCAGACAACGGAGGGGTCCGTCAGGCGTACAAG GCCTACATGAAGTGGGTGGAGAGGGAAGGTGAGGAACAGCGTCTGCCTGGCCTGGATCTCAATCACAGACAGCTGTTCTTTCTCAACTTCGCCCAG GTGTGGTGCGGCTCTTACCGACCAGAGTACGCCAGCCAGTCTATCAAGACAGACTCACACAGCCCCCTTGAATACAG AGTGATGGGATCTCTGCAGAATTTCAATTCATTCTCGGAGGCGTTCAGCTGCAAGCCAGGTAGCCCCATGAACCCTGTGGTGAAATGCAGGGTGTGGTAA